AGGGATTAAAGAGCTCAAGATTGCGTTCCTTGATCTTTAACTTGGGGAGGATTTCACTTTGTGCCAGAGAACTTTCCTTTGTCCATCCGACCTCAAAAAAGCTCCTGGCGTTTCAAATCGCCTGGCCGGAAGATCTCTTGGATCTATATATTCAAACCGGGTTTGATCGTGTTTGAACCTCTCAAAATTGATTCTCAAACTGTAGGATTTATTTACCACGGACCACATGCGACTCTCTTTTTTGGAAATCGGTTTGGGACTTTGAAACTGCTGGAAAAATCCTTTCCAGATGTTCGGTTTCATCAACTTCAACAAGTTCATTCCTCAAAGTGGACGGAGGCCCATCGTGAACCCCCGCTCGCCGATGCCCACTTTACCTCCCACAAAAATGTGGGACTGATCGTTCGAACCGCAGATTGTTTACCAATTTTAATCTGTAATCAAAATGGCATCGCAGCGGTACACGCTGGTTGGCGCGGAATTGTGGGAGGTATTCTCAATGAACACCCCCACCAATTTTCGATAGAGGGTTCTGAGATTTATATTGGCCCGCATATCAATGCTTCCTCCTTTGAGGTAGGAACGGAGGTTCTTGAGCAAATTCGACCCATTGGACATCAGTTATCTATTCCTGAGAATGAATTCATTTTATCTCATCGCGACCAGAAAAAATCCTATGTAGATCTCTCTCGAATTGTGCGAGCTCAGTTGATAAGAGCTGGTGCAAAATCAATCTTTACGCACGATTCTGACACCCTGACCGATTTGAACTTTTTTTCCTACCGCAGAGACCACAACTCACAAGGGCGACAAATTTCGTTTGTGATTAAAAAAAATCTCTAAATTCGCTGATATTCGAGACGACGGGCTATTTCCTGTTGGCATTTGGCAACCTGGACCCATCTTTGGTGGAGATTTGATCAGTTGCGCCTTGGAAACTAGATACACATTCCGACGAGGAGTAGAATTGTGAAATGAGCGCAGTTGCACCTCCCATCTCCTCATCCCCTCGCCCCTCTCCCCGATTTAAGTCTATCATCGGCTTTGCTTCTCGGGGATTTTTCATAAGCATCTACTTGATTGGCCTCCTTTGCGTCTTTCATCCATCTCTACGAAATTACATTCGCGGAGCTCTCAACAAAGAATTCCGCCAAATCCTTGCCTCTGCCTCCGGTCCACTACTTGCTGAAGGCGGAGTTGCCAAAGTGATCAAAATCAGAACAAGTGAGGGAATTTTTCTAGAAATCTATGGGAGAACGCCGGAGGGAACAAGGCCTCTCCTTGCTCGAATTCAACTCCCCGATCGTCGAGACGGCTATTTTAGCTTTGGAAAAGTGACTTCCAATCTCTTCATTCATGATGTTGATAGCGACAACATTCCAGAAATAGTCGCTCCTACCTTTGATGAAAGCCTAATAGCTCACCTGAACATCTATTCATTCAACCCCGTTACTTTAAAGATTGAACCCAAAACAAGATCACTCTCCTCCCCTCGAGAGAAAGACACCGAGACACCAAAAATGTGATTTCTCGAGAGATATAAGTCCTTGACATTCAAATGACGCCTAGTATTATCTCGGCTTTTGGAGGCGATTCATGGTTCGGACTGCTCTTGTTTTTTCCCTAGCCATTACATTTCTTTCCTCTTGCGGTGCGGGTCGCAGTCGTCCCCGCGGAAAGCAATGCGCAAGCGACTACAATCCAATAAAAGTTGATATCCAGGATAGCAACGTCCAAAAAATATCGCTCAATCCCGATTCCAAAGAAGTTCCAGCTGGCGAATATAAGTATCTACAGGCGGAGTTATTTTATTCTGATAAAACCAACAATCTGATGTTTCACGTAAGAAATCAGATTGACAAAAAGACGGGCCAAACGCAGTCCTCGATTGTTTGTGTAAGAGGTTTTAAACAAGAAACACAACTACACTTAAAACAGACAACAAGTGGAATGAAATCCATGACATTAGATAACTCTGGAAAAACCACTTACTCCGTCGCTAGCTTCGTTGTCGATTTTGACGGCTATTTTCTGAGGTCCCCGCTAATTGAAGATCTGAACGATAATGAAAAACCTCCCACGCCAGAAAAACTTTACCAGAAAAAGGGAGGGGAGTTTTCCTTTTACAAACTCTCGAACGATGGCAAGCAGTTTGAATTGCGCTCAACGACGAGCTCAAGTTCGGCAAGTTTGAGCACGTTGTTTCGTTATGAATTTACTCCGCTTGCTCCTGAGGCCAAAAAGCCAGTTGAAACCGCCCCAATAAATGACTCAGCAACAAGTGAGATCACTAGTGATCTCACTTGTGCGAAGCACTTTTCTTATCGCGTAAATTTCGCCAGGACTTCCCCTCGCGTTGCTGAGGATCTAGCTGAAAGGTCTTCACAGCTTGATTGTGATCTTGAAGCGTCTCAGAAAACACATGAGTTCCATTGTTTCGACTGACAAAATAGAGGTAATTTGAGTTTTCTGGATTGAGAGTAGCCCTCAAAGCTTCCCTACCAGGATTTGCGATGGGGCCGGCAGGAAGTGCGTCGACCCGATAAGTGTTGTAGGCTGTGTAATCCTTTATGTCCTCTCGGGTGATATTCATTTTCATCTCTCCCGTTTTTTCCATAATACCATAGAGTATCGTTGGATCGCTTTGCAGTCTCATGCCCCTGCGAAGACGATTGATAAATACCGATGCGATTCGGGCCCTTTCAGGTCCCGCCCCCGTTTCTTTCTCGACAATACTCGCCAAAGTAACAGCTTTATGCCTATCCATAGAATTTCCTGCCTCCTTTGAAATCTCGGAGTACACTTCAAGAAAGCGATTCACCATGACCTCGACGATCTCCCGCTGTGAAGTATATTTGGTAAAGCCATATGTTTCTGGAAAAAGGTATCCTTCAAAAGAGTGGAGATCCGCCTTGAGCAGTTGGTAAATCAATTTTCTATCGTGCGCAAGTTTAACAAACTCTCTTGCCGACCCGAATCCCAATTTTTCCAATTGACTGGCTATTTCAAAAATATTGATTCCCTCCGGAAAGGTCACCAAGTGTTGAATGCTCTTTCCCGAAGAGAGAATTTCCAAAATGGTCCGAGGAGTCGAACCTCTATTCAGCATGTATTCCCCGGCCCTTAGCCTTTTGCTGGAACCCGTGAACCTTGCGTAAATAATAAGTAAATTTTTGTCTGTGACAATACCCTTTTCTTCTAACAATTCAGCTATTCTTCGAAAACTCAAGCCCTTGGAAACTTCAAAAACAACAGAATCGGAGGAGCTCTGCATGGGCCCTTTTAAAAAAATAAAAAACTTCCATGAAACAACCACCACGCAGATGAACAGAAATGAAACAAGCAAACCAATGATCTGTTTCACGGCGAATACTCGTAGTTCATTCCTGGCATGTCCTGTCCTGTTTCATAGGGATTCAAATCTTCGAGACAGGAAACTGGCACCGTGCAATAATTTACTGCAAAATGAGCTGAGGGGCGGTCGTTTCCTGACTTACCCATACCGCCAAACGGTAGTTTTGAACTGGCTCCATTTGTTGTTCGATTCCAATTCAAGAGCCCCACGCGTGCTTCCAAAAGGGCCTTTTCATAAAGGGATCGGTCTTTACAGAACATTGCCAATACCAGTCCGAACCCTCCCGAATTGTTTATTGCCATTGCTTCCTCAAAATCTTCAACTTTGTAAACAGCCACGTTTGGACCAAAGATCTCGCTTTTTTGATAAACCGATTTACTGTCGAGCTTTTCAACCAGATTAATGCTAGGGGTAACGTAATAGCCGGGATGATCCAGCTCCAGTACTTTTCCTCTCATCATGCTTTCCGCGCCTTCACGTTTAGCGATTTCTTGAAAACGAATATAATTGTCCACCGAGTCTGAGCTGATGAGCGGCCCCATGAATGGATTATCTTTCCAATGGCCAATACTCAGTTTTTTGGCATGGCGATAGAATTGATCCAAAAACTTATCGTAAATATCTTTATGAAGAATGACTCTGCTCGTGCCACTGCATCGCTGCCCCGTTGTTAAAAATGCACCCAAAAGGGTTTCGTACACGCTTTTCTTGAGATCAGCGTCTTTCCAAACTATTGTTGAATTTTTTCCACCCATTTCCAAAGCCAGAATTTTCCAATAATGATGAATGGTATCTTGTTTTATCTTTAATCCCACTTCATATGATCCTGTAAATAAAACTCCATCCACCAGCTCATGGCCCGCAAGCCGCTTCCCGGTGTCACCCCTACCTTGAATCAAATTAAAAACGCCGTTTGGAAATCCAGCCTTTTTGAAGATCTCAGCAATCAGTTGTCCAGTGGCTGGTGTCTTATCTGACGGCTTAAACACAATTGTATTGCCGGTTGCAAGCGCTGGAACAATATGTCCGTTTGGCAAGTGTGCTGGAAAATTGAATGGTCCAACAACTGCCATAACTCCGCGCGGTTTAAATCTGACAAACCCATCGACTCGAGGAAGAGCATTTTCAATTTTTTCGTCCTGGATCAGCTTAAGGGAATGATTGAGAGTGACGTCAATCTTACTTGATAGAGCCTTGCTCTCATTGCGGGCTTCCCAAAGGGGCTTTCCCGTTTCTCGAGCAATCACTTCCGCCATTTGTTCTTCGTGGGAAATATAAACTTCCTTTAATTTGAATAGATACCCCAAACGATCCTGTAACTTCAATTGGCACCATTCGCGAAAGGCCTTTTTGGCTGCTCCACAGGCTTCATCCACATGATCATTGCGAAAGGAAAGTTCAAGAGTCGTCTCCTTCAGATTCGCAGGGCTTAAATTGGACCAGCTTCCGTCCGGTCGCTCCGAAACAAGGAATCGCCCATCAATAAAATCCCCTAAATACTTATGATTCATCTGAGTGGCCATAGTTCCTCCAATTCAGTTCTAAACTGGCGATACGAAAATCTCAGCGCCCAATCTCAATTTCAAAGCGGACCAGGTTTTATCAGGAAAGTAAACAGTGTCTCCCTGTTGCGAATAGGATGAAAAGCCACCCCTGAAGTCATGATCCTTACCAAATCCTACAACACCCATTTTATCGAATAAAACCCGCTTCTTTTTTCCAACCAGGGCCATCTTCCCGTTCTTGATCAAGCTGACTTCGCTCACTTTAACGCCCAGATGGGGTCCTCCATCAAATGGATCTACTTCATTTTTATATTTAAATCCCAGTTTTTCCAGCATGTGCAGTGCCGCTTGAGTCTCTTCGCCAACTCTCCCTAATACTAAGCGTGCTCTCGAGTCCAGAAGGCACAGATAGATATCTTCCTCTGGAAAGAGACTGTGAATAAAATTATTATTCTGCTGACTCAAGAGATCTGCTTCCTTGTAGGGCATCCCAGTAAAACGACGTCCCAATGATTCCCAAAATTCACTTCTCCCCTCATCAGTCAAGGGTGGAGCCATTTCAGAATGCAGTTCGGTCTCAAAGCGATCAGGGCACATCGCAATATAGGCAAACCTTGTAAGGCTGACTATCTTGCCAACTTTTTCAGGTCGCCTGCGATAGCTACGATCCACCACCAAACCGCCAACCTCTGTTGCGCCATCCGTATTTACTCGCAATCTGAGAATTTGATGTATAAACCCAATTCCCAATTCCTGGCTAAAACGCTCTTTCTTGAGAACTTGAAAACTATAGTTTGGAGAAGTTGGAGTTCCTGTCTTGGCAACAATGAGGGAGCTGGCGGAAATAAAATTATTTTCAAGGTCCTCAGCAACAAAAATATATTCGGCATCGCCAATTTTCCTTTTTCCCCGAAAGGACAACTGGCTATTTTCAATTTTTTTTGCCAGTATTTTTTTATCTGCAGGCAAATTAAGAAGAGTAAACTGACTCGCAAGTTCAAAAAGTGCCGCTAAATCATCTTGATTCGCCACCCTTACAACAAAATTCATAGACAAAACCTCTCAACCACTCCTCGGTAAAACCGCCTGGCCACATCCAAATCATCGAGACTAACA
This region of Bdellovibrionales bacterium genomic DNA includes:
- a CDS encoding polyphenol oxidase family protein, whose protein sequence is MFEPLKIDSQTVGFIYHGPHATLFFGNRFGTLKLLEKSFPDVRFHQLQQVHSSKWTEAHREPPLADAHFTSHKNVGLIVRTADCLPILICNQNGIAAVHAGWRGIVGGILNEHPHQFSIEGSEIYIGPHINASSFEVGTEVLEQIRPIGHQLSIPENEFILSHRDQKKSYVDLSRIVRAQLIRAGAKSIFTHDSDTLTDLNFFSYRRDHNSQGRQISFVIKKNL
- the mltG gene encoding endolytic transglycosylase MltG; protein product: MKQIIGLLVSFLFICVVVVSWKFFIFLKGPMQSSSDSVVFEVSKGLSFRRIAELLEEKGIVTDKNLLIIYARFTGSSKRLRAGEYMLNRGSTPRTILEILSSGKSIQHLVTFPEGINIFEIASQLEKLGFGSAREFVKLAHDRKLIYQLLKADLHSFEGYLFPETYGFTKYTSQREIVEVMVNRFLEVYSEISKEAGNSMDRHKAVTLASIVEKETGAGPERARIASVFINRLRRGMRLQSDPTILYGIMEKTGEMKMNITREDIKDYTAYNTYRVDALPAGPIANPGREALRATLNPENSNYLYFVSRNNGTHVFSETLQDHNQAVKTFQLDPQQREGKSWRNLRDKKSASHK
- a CDS encoding succinylglutamate-semialdehyde dehydrogenase, with the translated sequence MATQMNHKYLGDFIDGRFLVSERPDGSWSNLSPANLKETTLELSFRNDHVDEACGAAKKAFREWCQLKLQDRLGYLFKLKEVYISHEEQMAEVIARETGKPLWEARNESKALSSKIDVTLNHSLKLIQDEKIENALPRVDGFVRFKPRGVMAVVGPFNFPAHLPNGHIVPALATGNTIVFKPSDKTPATGQLIAEIFKKAGFPNGVFNLIQGRGDTGKRLAGHELVDGVLFTGSYEVGLKIKQDTIHHYWKILALEMGGKNSTIVWKDADLKKSVYETLLGAFLTTGQRCSGTSRVILHKDIYDKFLDQFYRHAKKLSIGHWKDNPFMGPLISSDSVDNYIRFQEIAKREGAESMMRGKVLELDHPGYYVTPSINLVEKLDSKSVYQKSEIFGPNVAVYKVEDFEEAMAINNSGGFGLVLAMFCKDRSLYEKALLEARVGLLNWNRTTNGASSKLPFGGMGKSGNDRPSAHFAVNYCTVPVSCLEDLNPYETGQDMPGMNYEYSP
- a CDS encoding arginine N-succinyltransferase, with product MNFVVRVANQDDLAALFELASQFTLLNLPADKKILAKKIENSQLSFRGKRKIGDAEYIFVAEDLENNFISASSLIVAKTGTPTSPNYSFQVLKKERFSQELGIGFIHQILRLRVNTDGATEVGGLVVDRSYRRRPEKVGKIVSLTRFAYIAMCPDRFETELHSEMAPPLTDEGRSEFWESLGRRFTGMPYKEADLLSQQNNNFIHSLFPEEDIYLCLLDSRARLVLGRVGEETQAALHMLEKLGFKYKNEVDPFDGGPHLGVKVSEVSLIKNGKMALVGKKKRVLFDKMGVVGFGKDHDFRGGFSSYSQQGDTVYFPDKTWSALKLRLGAEIFVSPV